A region of the Aedes aegypti strain LVP_AGWG unplaced genomic scaffold, AaegL5.0 Primary Assembly AGWG_AaegL5_hic_scaff_1225_PBJ_arrow, whole genome shotgun sequence genome:
ttattacgtaacgccaaAATTGAACATCTTTGACGCACCTCCTCTCCCTCCCGGTACCGctttttgtaagattttttttgtctgAGCCGtatcgcttgagcctactccttcCCTACCCCTAGAACGCTACGTAATTGGTGAACTACGCCATATTTCCTACGTGGTTTGGCAATTTGTGCTTCCTTTTAAAAGACTGTACTGgtacttttcaatattttaggaattcagatttttaaaaaaataacataacgtTTCGAGGAtgcgtcatcgtaatcatcgtcatcatggAATCTTTCAATGCACTTCTTCTGTtccaaactaaaaattattcaataaaaatgtgttcgCTGTGTTTCGTTtgtagaatagaatacagtgaacacattttctagtaaattttagtgattttaaacgaaaagtctgcttttgaaaattctgcaatcaatgacggatcctgtcaCCTTAATAATGTAAAAGGggtttttcgacaaaaattctaTGATTGATTCCCTTGTGCTAATCTTTTCCCTTCTATTTTTCGCCTATTCCAGGGTTTCGTGAGTTCGGGCTACGGAGTGAATGGAATAGCACACAATGCCGGTCCAGCGCCAAGTCCGCTGGGACAGTTACCACCAAATGAGGCATGCCAGGCGGCCCGATGGCCACCAGCCGGTTTCTTCCCGGTAAGTTCCCCAGAATCGTTTTACTCAGAGTATCGATGttctgtattttttctgtatgtGGTCACCTCATTCCGGTATGTTTGTACTCTCGTGTTTGTTTCCATACTGTTCATTCTGGTTACGTCTGTTTCTAAGTGTACATAATCAAACCAACAAGCTCACATTTATCACAATTTACGCGCGAGTTCATTTCCCTTCTTCCATCTTCGGGTTCATTTTTGTTCATTGTTTTCTGTGTTTTTTAATCGTTTGTTTGGTAGCACCATCTGGTAATTAAGTTTAAAGAATATTGTCATTTCGGTTTGCTAACTAGTTCATGTTCCTAGAACAAAATGAGATCGAATTTTCACCCATCTCACATTTACATCATATCTATATTGTATAAATGTCAAAAACGAAAAactaactttaaaaaatcatcttccAAAAGAGAAATCATTTCCTTTTTACATCATCTACCTTTTGCTCTGGCTTGTATCTCAGATTTTGATTTGTGTTAttccaatcaattttctatatttttagTTGACGTTTTAGTTTTTTGAATGTTATAGTACGTGGTAAATGCCcctttccttttttttcaagattgcGATTATTCTGTCTTTTGCTAGATAGTTGTGGAAAATTGTTTCAAGTGAAATGTCTTTTCACTGTTGTCTGTGTTAGTTTTTGATCTTATGTCTCATTTCGTCAAAGCGctaatgcgcaaaacaaaaaacacaTAACAGACATGAACACAAGTGGATAGAAGATGATTGCCAATCGGAGCCGCGCAATTCTGTTGAAAGCTTGTAAGAAGAACACCAAATCGGGATCCAAGAACCCGAAGAATGAAGATGGGTGTTACACTAAGAGGAATTTGCTATCCCAAATCGGTTTCTTTTCTTTTCTGTTTTAGTTAGTTGTCGATTAACGTTTTGTTGATTCTGATCGGTCCGGAAACCACACCTGCGCCACCCGTTTCTGTTTTTTTCACACCTGGATTATTTGTTTGCAGAACTCCTCAATTAGGCCATCACCAACCTTCACATTCCTAGTAGTGGGCAGTCCCACACCCACAACCACCAAACTCGCATGGACAGATGATGAGCGGTCAGGTTAGTATTGTGCTCTGTCGTTTCCTCTCTCTCACTATCTTTCTATTCTCTCTATTACCTTTGGTATTCTTTTGTTAAACAACCGACTAGTGTTTCATTGGTTTTCGATCCTAACtcaattataattttaatcAAGGTTTATTTCGAGTTCTTAAtagttatattttcatatttttcggaGCTGATTCATCGAAGACACAGCAGCAACAGATtattcaaaattgaatgaattcgtTAGGcagagcgaaaaaaaaaaatcatattctaTCATTCTCACATCACTAATCATACATGAATGCTAACACCCTCGATAACAAAGTTGGTCTAAATGTATAAATGTTTCGATGTTGTATTGTAACTGCCATGGATGTTGTTCTGTGTCCCGCTGTCAAAACTTATCATTTGCACTGCTTCATTTCGTTTGGTAAAAAACGCCACAGTTCATCAAGGAAACAAGATAAAATAACACTAGCTTCATCTATGGGTAACAGTAAACTTAATTTAGCAAACACCTGCTAGCGTTATGACG
Encoded here:
- the LOC110680349 gene encoding single-stranded DNA-binding protein 2-like, giving the protein FRLFQGFVSSGYGVNGIAHNAGPAPSPLGQLPPNEACQAARWPPAGFFPPFMGGPRYPPGPRPGVRMPQGIGNDFNGVS